A section of the Myxococcus virescens genome encodes:
- a CDS encoding alpha/beta hydrolase: protein MGHVHIVRDLPSPQEGFARTVRVYTPHAYDAMPGHRFPVLYMHDGQNVFAHPESALFETWCANLALEHGVGEGSLEPWLIVAVDSGAGRMHDYSPWNEPRSPMHARGEAYGRFLVEHLKPLVDRTYRTRPEPQWTGAMGSSLGGLISLYLGCRYPEVFGRIGALSPTVTWGASQLFGAWSAHSRRWTRIYLDAGTHEYTDASGVPVYYGESTRAFYEHLKHLGYADHELALVLDPHGGHHERDWQRRLPHAMRWLLG from the coding sequence ATGGGCCACGTCCACATCGTCCGAGACCTCCCCTCCCCCCAGGAGGGCTTCGCGCGCACCGTGCGCGTCTACACCCCCCACGCATACGATGCGATGCCGGGCCATCGGTTCCCCGTGCTGTACATGCACGACGGACAGAACGTGTTCGCCCACCCCGAATCCGCCCTCTTCGAGACCTGGTGCGCCAACCTCGCGTTGGAGCACGGCGTGGGCGAAGGAAGCCTGGAGCCGTGGCTCATCGTCGCCGTGGATTCGGGCGCGGGGCGCATGCACGACTATTCGCCGTGGAATGAACCGCGCAGCCCGATGCACGCGCGCGGCGAGGCCTACGGCCGCTTCCTGGTGGAGCACCTCAAGCCGCTGGTGGACCGCACCTACCGCACCCGGCCGGAGCCGCAGTGGACGGGCGCCATGGGCTCGTCACTGGGTGGCCTGATTTCGCTCTACCTCGGGTGCCGCTATCCGGAGGTGTTCGGCCGAATCGGCGCCCTGTCTCCCACGGTGACGTGGGGCGCCAGCCAGCTCTTCGGCGCCTGGTCGGCGCACAGCCGCCGTTGGACGCGCATCTACCTGGACGCGGGCACCCACGAGTACACGGACGCCAGCGGCGTGCCCGTCTACTACGGCGAATCCACGCGGGCCTTCTACGAGCACCTCAAGCACCTGGGCTACGCGGACCACGAGCTGGCGCTGGTGTTGGATCCACACGGCGGGCACCACGAGCGGGACTGGCAGCGGCGCCTGCCACACGCCATGCGCTGGCTGCTGGGGTGA
- a CDS encoding DUF2378 family protein, whose amino-acid sequence MKHRGAVPLEQRLVYVQVVEGLLEHGLRGSVSPRLKHRLRQAGIDLDRPLLPGYPVLLWGKCLDVIVEETLPGLPREEAFRQLAERHVQGYGRTVVGRAVYGVMRLLGPRRLVQRLPQTLRATDNYTEVELTEQGPTTYAMRMNSRVDAPGYAEALFESLLRLGGAESPRVARIHEDADSTTYQLTWTER is encoded by the coding sequence ATGAAGCACCGCGGGGCGGTTCCCCTGGAGCAGCGGCTCGTCTACGTCCAGGTGGTGGAGGGCCTGCTCGAGCACGGGCTGCGCGGCAGCGTGTCACCCCGCCTCAAGCACCGGTTGCGGCAGGCGGGCATCGACCTGGACCGGCCACTGCTGCCGGGCTACCCGGTGCTCCTGTGGGGAAAGTGCCTCGACGTCATCGTCGAGGAGACCCTTCCGGGCCTGCCCCGGGAGGAGGCCTTCCGCCAGCTCGCCGAGCGCCACGTGCAGGGCTACGGGCGCACCGTCGTGGGCCGCGCGGTGTACGGCGTCATGCGGCTGCTGGGCCCCCGCCGCCTGGTGCAGCGCCTGCCGCAGACGCTGCGCGCCACCGACAACTACACGGAGGTGGAGCTCACCGAGCAGGGCCCCACCACCTACGCCATGCGGATGAACTCGCGGGTGGACGCGCCCGGCTACGCGGAGGCGCTCTTCGAATCCCTGCTGCGCCTGGGCGGCGCCGAGTCCCCCCGCGTGGCGCGCATCCACGAGGACGCGGACAGCACCACCTACCAGCTCACCTGGACGGAGCGCTGA
- a CDS encoding ATP-grasp domain-containing protein has protein sequence MNFVFISPHFPPHYLHFISALRERGVTVLGIGDASYESLRPELKASLREYYFVPSLMDEDALTRAAGYLTWRHGRIHRIDSLNESWLEVEARLRGDFNVPGLQPEDIHRLRSKSGMAEVFHEAGVPHPDLIRVRDAAQVKAFAARVGYPLVLKPDVGVGAANTFKVASDAEVDAALSHPLPTTYVAQPFVRGTIVTYDGIVDRHGVIVFNLSHEYSDGGMETVVEQRDISFWSHKEIPPALDVLGRQVVAAFGLRERWFHLEFFRLPDGRFMVLEANLRPPGGFMVDMMNYTCDIDVYRLWARVVTGDPVADFRFTPRYHVCHSARRKSRRYRHPHADVEQKLGTSLILHRELPSIYHSLLGEEMYLTRHADMDALRDTVRFIQDKA, from the coding sequence ATGAACTTCGTCTTCATCTCCCCCCACTTCCCTCCGCATTACCTTCACTTCATCTCTGCGCTGCGGGAGCGGGGCGTCACGGTCCTGGGCATCGGTGACGCGTCCTACGAGTCGCTCCGTCCCGAGTTGAAGGCGTCCCTGCGCGAGTACTACTTCGTCCCCAGCCTCATGGACGAGGATGCGCTCACCCGCGCGGCGGGCTACCTCACGTGGCGGCACGGCCGCATCCACCGCATCGACTCGCTCAACGAGTCCTGGCTGGAGGTGGAGGCGCGCTTGCGTGGGGACTTCAACGTGCCGGGCCTGCAGCCGGAGGACATCCACCGGCTGCGCTCCAAGTCCGGCATGGCGGAGGTGTTCCACGAAGCGGGCGTGCCGCACCCGGACCTCATCCGCGTCCGGGACGCCGCGCAGGTGAAGGCGTTCGCCGCGCGCGTGGGCTACCCGCTGGTGCTCAAGCCGGACGTGGGCGTGGGCGCCGCCAACACCTTCAAGGTGGCCAGCGACGCGGAGGTGGACGCGGCCCTGTCCCATCCGCTGCCCACCACCTACGTGGCGCAGCCCTTCGTGCGCGGCACCATCGTCACCTACGACGGCATCGTGGACCGGCACGGCGTCATCGTCTTCAACCTCAGTCACGAGTACAGCGACGGAGGCATGGAGACGGTGGTGGAGCAGCGCGACATCTCCTTCTGGAGCCACAAGGAGATTCCCCCCGCGCTGGACGTGCTGGGCCGGCAGGTGGTGGCCGCCTTCGGCCTGCGCGAGCGCTGGTTCCACCTGGAGTTCTTCCGTCTGCCGGATGGCCGCTTCATGGTGCTGGAGGCCAACCTGCGGCCGCCCGGCGGCTTCATGGTGGACATGATGAACTACACGTGTGACATCGACGTGTACCGGCTCTGGGCGCGCGTGGTGACGGGCGACCCGGTGGCGGACTTTCGCTTCACGCCGCGCTACCACGTCTGTCACAGCGCGCGCCGCAAGTCCCGCCGCTACCGGCACCCGCACGCGGACGTGGAGCAGAAGCTGGGCACGTCGCTCATCCTCCACCGCGAGCTGCCGAGCATCTACCACAGCCTCCTGGGCGAGGAGATGTACCTCACCCGCCACGCGGACATGGACGCCCTGCGGGACACGGTGCGCTTCATCCAGGACAAGGCGTAG
- a CDS encoding LysM peptidoglycan-binding domain-containing protein, whose protein sequence is MTGSNSYRIRQGDSLSAIARRNNTTVDALARANNLQSPDRIIAGKTLIIPGANDGFEAHAPRPANRQTGTSQSRDSFEPGTAQGTVAQGVTPAGTAGVSGTQNGYRNVDLTAFRQGGSNSESAIVVGTSEGNRTPNGGFTESYGGHTDPGNAKHNRGSFSYQGGGASSPSHADEIWNRELGRVTPQYQRAAERAGLDPNNALLASTFYDLHTQSPRAAQNFLKRELPRLAQDPRGVTPEALVDARVNAYRTDNGQISASGFDHNEQRLRADQTRRETALVRALDARGYRDGGGAVENAPIPRPRPENLTSGTTALPAEVPIPRPRPENLTSGTTALPAEVPIPRPRPENLQASNTTGGATPTDLNDTAEIAPAADRPAVQTATPWVSQYNASKVERAGDKACFRAAVVMAAGAGATVTGPDNRIQVATGDDPNGGVTVNAAAARRGREYIDGQLDAGKPVVVGVDHRSGQNSDNVDGITDHFVVITGRGTDEQGRTYYTFHDPATNHQQRGADTNPNNRFYVDQDTGNLYREGPTTGNVVQRHFEVSMVRPNA, encoded by the coding sequence ATGACGGGTAGCAACTCCTATCGAATCCGCCAGGGTGATTCGCTCAGCGCCATCGCCCGGCGCAACAACACGACGGTTGATGCGCTGGCGCGAGCGAACAACCTCCAGAGCCCGGACCGCATCATCGCCGGGAAGACCCTGATCATTCCGGGCGCCAACGATGGTTTCGAGGCCCATGCGCCGCGCCCGGCCAACCGGCAGACGGGGACGTCACAGAGCCGTGACAGCTTTGAGCCTGGCACCGCGCAGGGCACCGTGGCGCAGGGCGTCACGCCGGCGGGGACCGCTGGGGTGTCTGGCACCCAGAATGGCTATCGCAACGTCGACCTGACGGCCTTCCGCCAGGGCGGGTCCAACTCCGAGTCCGCCATTGTCGTTGGCACCTCGGAAGGCAACCGCACGCCGAACGGCGGCTTCACGGAGAGCTACGGGGGCCACACCGACCCGGGCAATGCCAAGCACAACCGGGGCTCGTTCTCCTACCAGGGGGGCGGCGCGAGCTCTCCGTCGCACGCGGACGAAATCTGGAACCGCGAGCTGGGCCGCGTCACGCCGCAGTACCAGCGCGCCGCCGAGCGCGCGGGCCTGGACCCGAACAACGCGCTGCTGGCCTCCACCTTCTACGACCTGCACACGCAGTCGCCCCGCGCGGCGCAGAACTTCCTCAAGCGCGAGCTGCCCAGGCTGGCGCAGGACCCGCGTGGCGTGACGCCCGAGGCGCTCGTCGACGCGCGCGTGAATGCGTACCGCACGGACAACGGGCAGATCAGCGCCTCCGGCTTCGACCACAACGAGCAGCGCCTGCGCGCCGACCAGACGCGGCGTGAGACGGCGCTGGTCCGGGCCCTGGACGCGCGCGGCTACCGCGACGGTGGTGGTGCGGTCGAGAACGCGCCCATCCCGCGCCCGCGCCCGGAGAACCTCACGTCGGGCACCACGGCGCTGCCCGCCGAGGTCCCCATCCCGCGCCCGCGCCCGGAGAACCTCACGTCGGGCACCACGGCGCTGCCCGCCGAGGTCCCCATCCCGCGTCCGCGCCCGGAGAACCTCCAGGCCTCCAACACCACCGGGGGCGCGACGCCCACGGACTTGAACGACACGGCGGAGATTGCCCCCGCGGCGGACCGCCCGGCGGTGCAGACGGCCACGCCGTGGGTCAGCCAGTACAACGCGTCGAAGGTGGAGCGCGCCGGTGACAAGGCCTGCTTCCGCGCCGCGGTGGTGATGGCCGCGGGCGCCGGGGCCACCGTGACGGGGCCGGACAACCGCATCCAGGTGGCCACCGGGGATGACCCGAACGGCGGCGTCACGGTGAACGCCGCGGCGGCGCGCCGGGGTCGTGAGTACATCGATGGCCAGCTCGACGCGGGCAAGCCCGTCGTCGTGGGCGTGGACCACCGCTCGGGCCAGAACTCGGACAACGTGGACGGCATCACCGACCACTTCGTGGTGATTACGGGCCGCGGCACGGACGAGCAGGGCCGCACGTACTACACGTTCCACGACCCGGCGACGAACCACCAGCAGCGCGGCGCGGACACCAACCCGAACAACCGCTTCTACGTGGACCAGGACACGGGCAACCTCTACCGGGAGGGGCCCACCACGGGCAACGTTGTCCAGCGGCACTTCGAGGTGTCGATGGTCCGGCCGAACGCCTAG
- a CDS encoding porin, which produces MTPTASFRAALQVLLSGSALLLAPLAHAQQDEAAPSSATEQPPASASTPTPVPEAAMPESEAKPEAKKEERAWYDRIRIRGYTQFRYNRLPSFRVNDELINDQGDRFLGKNTGFGIRRARLVLFGDVHDRVSIYLQPDFASVIGDQYNVTIMRDWYADIFLDAKKEFRLRVGQSKVPFGFENLQSSQNRLALDRNDAINSGLKDERDLGVFFYWAPDEIRKRFKFLVDNNLKGSGDYGVVGLGVFNGQTANRAERNDTPHGVVRVTWPFLFGSQYVEAGVGGYYGRFNLNASPRDGAPYALARGSDMVDARAIVSLVIYPQPLGLLAEFNLGRGPSLGEGPVEGLLIDSRRLRGGYAQLMYKLDGVLGVSLIPYIRGTLYDGGKKFETNAPLYDVRELEMGAEWQLNKALELTGTYLISDRTSSRYPYIQEQGHVTRIQLQVNY; this is translated from the coding sequence ATGACCCCCACTGCTTCGTTCCGCGCTGCTCTCCAGGTCTTGTTGTCCGGCTCCGCGCTGCTTCTGGCGCCCCTTGCCCACGCGCAGCAGGACGAGGCCGCGCCCTCGTCCGCCACCGAGCAGCCTCCCGCGTCAGCGTCCACGCCGACGCCGGTTCCCGAGGCGGCGATGCCCGAGTCGGAGGCGAAGCCCGAGGCGAAGAAGGAGGAACGGGCCTGGTACGACCGCATCCGCATCCGGGGCTATACGCAGTTCCGCTACAACCGGCTGCCCAGCTTCCGGGTGAATGACGAGCTGATCAACGACCAGGGCGACCGCTTCCTCGGCAAGAACACCGGCTTTGGCATCCGGCGCGCGCGCCTCGTGCTGTTCGGTGACGTCCACGACCGCGTGTCCATCTACCTCCAGCCGGACTTCGCGTCGGTCATCGGGGACCAGTACAACGTCACCATCATGCGGGACTGGTACGCGGACATCTTCCTGGACGCGAAGAAGGAGTTCCGTCTGCGCGTGGGCCAGTCGAAGGTGCCGTTCGGCTTCGAGAACCTCCAGTCCAGCCAGAACCGCCTCGCGCTGGACCGCAACGACGCCATCAACAGCGGGCTCAAGGACGAGCGCGACCTGGGCGTCTTCTTCTACTGGGCGCCCGACGAAATCCGGAAGCGCTTCAAGTTCCTCGTGGACAACAACCTGAAGGGCTCCGGCGACTACGGCGTGGTCGGCCTCGGCGTCTTCAACGGTCAGACGGCCAACCGCGCCGAGCGCAACGACACGCCGCATGGTGTCGTTCGCGTCACGTGGCCCTTCCTGTTCGGCTCGCAGTACGTGGAAGCGGGCGTGGGCGGCTATTACGGCCGCTTCAATCTCAATGCCTCGCCGCGTGACGGCGCGCCCTACGCGCTCGCCCGGGGCTCCGACATGGTGGACGCGCGCGCCATCGTCAGCCTGGTCATCTACCCGCAGCCGCTGGGCCTCCTGGCCGAGTTCAACCTGGGCCGCGGTCCCTCGCTGGGCGAGGGGCCCGTCGAGGGCCTGCTCATCGACAGCCGCCGGCTCCGGGGCGGCTATGCGCAGCTCATGTACAAGCTGGACGGCGTGCTGGGCGTGTCCCTCATCCCCTACATCCGGGGCACCCTCTACGACGGCGGCAAGAAGTTCGAGACGAACGCGCCGCTCTACGACGTGCGGGAGCTGGAGATGGGCGCCGAGTGGCAGCTCAACAAGGCCCTGGAGCTGACGGGCACCTACCTCATCTCGGACCGCACCTCGTCCCGCTATCCGTATATCCAGGAGCAGGGACACGTGACGCGCATCCAGCTCCAAGTCAATTATTGA
- the htpX gene encoding protease HtpX: MKGSFAKRITLFVLTNLAVVAMLAIVGQLIGVENLLARRGVGLNLPGLLIMAAVMGFGGAIFSLLISKPMAKWSTGAQVITSPRSEDERWLVETVHRLARDAGIGMPDVAIYDSPDMNAFATGARRNSALVAVSTGLLHGMKRDEVEAVLGHEVAHVANGDMVTLTLLQGVLNTFVIFLSRVVGFFVDRFLSRSEDGEESGGSGPAYFITSIVLQIVFGIGASMIVAWYSRRREFRADDGGAQLVDPGAMARALNRLRMQQGEPAMLPSNMQAFGIRGGGMMALFSSHPPLELRIQRLMDGSWKR, translated from the coding sequence ATGAAGGGAAGCTTCGCCAAGCGCATCACACTTTTCGTCCTGACCAACCTCGCGGTGGTCGCGATGCTGGCGATCGTCGGACAGCTCATCGGGGTGGAGAACCTGCTCGCCCGCCGCGGCGTGGGGCTGAACCTTCCGGGCCTGCTCATCATGGCGGCGGTGATGGGCTTCGGCGGCGCCATCTTCTCGCTGCTCATCTCCAAGCCCATGGCCAAGTGGAGCACGGGGGCGCAGGTCATCACGTCGCCGCGTTCGGAGGACGAGCGCTGGCTGGTGGAGACGGTGCACCGGCTGGCCCGCGACGCGGGCATTGGCATGCCCGACGTGGCCATCTACGACAGCCCGGACATGAACGCCTTCGCCACGGGCGCCAGGCGCAACAGCGCCCTGGTCGCGGTGTCCACCGGCCTGCTCCATGGCATGAAGCGGGACGAGGTGGAGGCCGTGCTCGGTCACGAGGTGGCCCACGTGGCCAACGGTGACATGGTGACGCTCACGCTGCTCCAGGGCGTGCTCAACACCTTCGTCATCTTCCTCAGCCGCGTGGTGGGCTTCTTCGTGGACCGCTTCCTCAGCCGCTCCGAGGATGGCGAGGAGAGCGGCGGCTCGGGGCCGGCCTACTTCATCACCAGCATCGTGCTCCAAATCGTGTTTGGCATTGGCGCCAGCATGATCGTGGCCTGGTACAGCCGCCGGCGTGAGTTCCGCGCGGATGACGGGGGCGCGCAGCTGGTGGACCCGGGCGCCATGGCGCGGGCGCTGAACCGGCTGCGCATGCAGCAGGGGGAGCCGGCCATGCTGCCGTCCAACATGCAGGCGTTCGGCATCCGGGGCGGCGGGATGATGGCGCTCTTCTCCAGCCACCCGCCGCTGGAGCTGCGCATCCAGCGCCTGATGGACGGCAGCTGGAAGCGCTGA
- a CDS encoding peptidoglycan-binding protein, whose protein sequence is MVAIARTSAAASSSASRSASPTLRSGARGAAVTQLQNKLRAAGFNPGASDGVFGPKTQSAVQAFQRARGLQVDGIVGPKTWNALNSAGGTGGSGPTLRNGARGEPVRALQQRLNVLGFKSGTADGVFGPKTQSAVKAFQQSRGLVADGIVGPKTWDKLGINVKGPVTNPGGGGGGRVVTGYVNGKPRQISLSPVPNGKEMRSDAAAAFNRMHAAARAQGITLKVNSGFRSMAEQEALYRAYKNGTGNLAAAPGYSNHQGGIAVDINTGGTGTSTYRWLANNAKNFGFVRTVPSEPWHWEYRP, encoded by the coding sequence ATGGTAGCCATTGCCCGCACCTCCGCGGCTGCGTCCAGCAGCGCGTCTCGCTCCGCCTCGCCCACGCTGCGCAGCGGCGCTCGCGGCGCGGCCGTGACGCAACTCCAGAACAAGCTCAGGGCCGCGGGCTTCAATCCAGGCGCCTCGGATGGCGTGTTCGGTCCGAAGACGCAGTCGGCGGTGCAGGCCTTCCAGCGTGCGCGTGGGCTCCAGGTGGACGGCATCGTCGGTCCCAAGACGTGGAACGCGCTCAACTCGGCGGGCGGAACGGGCGGCTCGGGTCCCACGCTGCGCAATGGCGCGCGGGGTGAGCCGGTGCGTGCGCTCCAGCAGCGGCTCAACGTGCTGGGCTTCAAGTCGGGCACGGCGGATGGCGTGTTCGGTCCGAAGACCCAGTCGGCGGTGAAGGCCTTCCAGCAGTCCCGCGGTCTGGTGGCGGACGGCATCGTCGGTCCCAAGACGTGGGACAAGCTGGGCATCAACGTGAAGGGCCCTGTCACCAACCCGGGCGGTGGCGGTGGCGGTCGGGTCGTCACGGGCTATGTGAACGGGAAGCCGCGGCAGATTTCGCTCTCGCCGGTCCCGAACGGCAAGGAGATGCGCTCGGACGCGGCGGCGGCGTTCAACCGCATGCACGCGGCGGCGCGGGCGCAGGGCATCACCCTGAAGGTGAACAGCGGCTTCCGCAGCATGGCGGAGCAGGAAGCGCTGTACCGCGCGTACAAGAACGGCACGGGCAACCTGGCCGCGGCTCCGGGCTACTCCAACCACCAGGGCGGCATCGCGGTGGACATCAACACGGGCGGCACGGGCACCTCGACGTACCGGTGGCTGGCCAACAACGCGAAGAACTTCGGCTTCGTGCGCACCGTCCCGTCCGAGCCCTGGCACTGGGAATACCGGCCCTGA
- the ettA gene encoding energy-dependent translational throttle protein EttA — protein MAQNFIFTMQDLRKVKNGKEILKGIYLSFFPGAKIGVIGPNGSGKSTLLRIMAGVDTEFFGVAKPDPSAKVGYLAQEPQLDASLDVKGNVELGLKEIRATLDRFNEVSAKFAEPMSDAEMEKLLAEQGRLQDAIDAVNGWELDRTIEMAMDALRLPPGDADVTKLSGGEKRRVALCRILLEKPDLLLLDEPTNHLDAESVAWLEQALKEYKGTIVCITHDRYFLDNAAEWILELDRGEGVPWKGNYSSWLEQKQKRLELEEKSESHRQKTLKRELEWVRASPKARQAKSKARIAAYEELLNQTQDKRDATGEVIIPPGPQLGGLVVEAKGLRKAYGDRLLIEDLNFKLPRGGIVGVIGPNGAGKTTLFRMMTGVEKPDEGELNIGETVKLAYVDQSRDALDGDNSVFQEVSGGLDHLDLGKAGQVPSRAYLAGFAFKGQDQQKRVKDLSGGERNRVHLAKMLKSGGNLLLLDEPTNDLDVETLRSLEDALLGFAGCAVVISHDRWFLDRIATHILAFEGDSKVFFFEGNFEDYEADKKKRLGPEALEPHRIRYRPITKS, from the coding sequence ATGGCCCAGAATTTCATCTTCACGATGCAGGACCTGCGCAAGGTCAAGAACGGCAAGGAGATCCTCAAGGGCATCTACCTCTCGTTCTTCCCCGGCGCGAAGATTGGCGTCATTGGCCCCAACGGCTCCGGTAAGTCGACGCTGCTGCGCATCATGGCGGGCGTGGACACGGAGTTCTTCGGGGTCGCCAAGCCGGACCCCAGCGCCAAGGTCGGCTACCTGGCGCAGGAGCCACAGCTCGACGCCTCGCTCGACGTGAAGGGCAACGTGGAGCTGGGCCTGAAGGAGATTCGCGCCACGCTGGACCGCTTCAACGAGGTCAGCGCGAAGTTCGCCGAGCCCATGAGCGACGCGGAGATGGAGAAGCTGCTGGCCGAGCAGGGCCGGCTGCAGGACGCCATCGACGCGGTGAATGGCTGGGAGCTGGACCGCACCATCGAGATGGCCATGGACGCGCTGCGCCTGCCGCCGGGCGACGCGGACGTGACGAAGCTGTCCGGTGGTGAGAAGCGCCGCGTGGCGCTGTGCCGCATCCTGCTGGAGAAGCCGGACCTGCTCCTCCTGGACGAGCCCACCAACCACCTGGACGCGGAGAGCGTCGCGTGGCTGGAGCAGGCGCTCAAGGAGTACAAGGGCACCATCGTCTGCATCACCCACGACCGGTACTTCCTGGACAACGCGGCCGAGTGGATTCTGGAGCTGGACCGCGGCGAGGGTGTGCCCTGGAAGGGCAACTACTCCAGCTGGCTGGAGCAGAAGCAGAAGCGCCTGGAGCTGGAGGAGAAGTCGGAGAGCCACCGCCAGAAGACGCTCAAGCGCGAGCTGGAGTGGGTGCGTGCCTCCCCGAAGGCCCGTCAGGCCAAGAGCAAGGCGCGCATCGCGGCCTACGAGGAGCTGCTCAACCAGACGCAGGACAAGCGCGACGCGACGGGCGAGGTCATCATCCCGCCCGGCCCGCAGCTCGGGGGGCTGGTGGTCGAGGCCAAGGGGCTGCGCAAGGCGTACGGCGACCGGCTGCTCATCGAGGACCTGAACTTCAAGCTTCCGCGCGGTGGCATCGTGGGCGTCATCGGTCCCAACGGCGCGGGCAAGACGACGCTGTTCCGGATGATGACGGGCGTGGAGAAGCCGGACGAGGGCGAGCTGAACATCGGCGAGACGGTGAAGCTGGCCTACGTGGACCAGAGCCGCGACGCGCTGGACGGCGACAACTCGGTGTTCCAGGAGGTGAGCGGCGGGCTGGACCACCTGGACCTGGGCAAGGCGGGGCAGGTGCCCAGCCGCGCGTACCTGGCGGGCTTCGCCTTCAAGGGACAGGACCAGCAGAAGCGGGTGAAGGACCTGTCCGGTGGTGAGCGCAACCGCGTGCACCTGGCGAAGATGCTCAAGAGCGGCGGCAACCTCCTGCTGCTCGACGAGCCCACCAACGACCTGGACGTGGAGACGCTGCGCAGCCTGGAGGACGCGCTGCTCGGCTTCGCGGGGTGCGCCGTGGTCATCAGCCACGACCGCTGGTTCCTCGACCGCATCGCCACGCACATCCTGGCGTTCGAGGGCGACAGCAAGGTGTTCTTCTTCGAGGGCAACTTCGAGGACTACGAAGCGGACAAGAAGAAGCGCCTGGGCCCCGAGGCCCTGGAGCCGCACCGCATCCGCTACCGCCCGATTACGAAGAGCTGA
- a CDS encoding DUSAM domain-containing protein produces the protein MSDDLDWTPVRALARRVRAGERLTLTNEVRELLERTASEVGISKTDSALAIAGVETAEALLLECARRIKEGSDRLTDALYRAKRYRLSGNLDSARQEMRDVLAVEVVPHYREIAESQLEDLEDEP, from the coding sequence ATGTCCGATGACCTTGACTGGACACCGGTGCGAGCCCTCGCACGCCGCGTGCGTGCCGGAGAACGGCTGACGCTGACGAACGAAGTACGGGAGCTCCTGGAGCGCACTGCCTCTGAGGTCGGTATCAGCAAGACTGACTCGGCGCTCGCCATCGCCGGTGTCGAAACAGCCGAAGCGCTCCTGCTGGAGTGCGCGAGGCGCATCAAGGAAGGCTCAGACAGACTCACGGATGCGCTCTATCGGGCGAAGCGTTACCGGCTGTCGGGGAACCTGGACAGCGCCCGCCAGGAAATGCGGGATGTGCTCGCCGTCGAAGTGGTGCCGCATTACCGCGAGATAGCCGAAAGTCAGCTCGAAGATCTCGAAGACGAGCCATGA